The genome window ATCCTGCTCCAGCCCGACCTCGGCACCGCGACGATGGTGATGGTCGGCGGGGTGACGGTGATGTTCCTCGCCGGCCTGCCGATGTGGTATTTCCTGTCGGCCGCGGCGGCGATCGGGGCGGCGCTGCCGGTGGTCTATGCGCTGATGCACGAATATCAGCGCAAGCGGGTGCTGATCTTCATGGACCCCGAGGCCGATCCGCTCGGCGCCGGCTATCACATCACCCAGTCGAAGATCGCGATTGGCTCGGGCGGGCTGTGGGGCAAGGGCTATCTGCAGGGCAGCCAGAGCCACCTCAAATATCTGCCCGAAGGCCATACCGACTTCGTCTTCGCGACGTTCGTCGAGGAATGGGGGCTGGTCGGCGGGGCGCTGCTGATCATCGCCTTCTACGCCGTCGTGCTGTGGGGGATGCGGGTGGCGAGCAAGGCGCGGACGCGGTTTTCGCAATTGGGCGCGGCCGGGCTGACGATGACCATTTTCTTCTACGTCACGGTTAATCTGATGATGGTGATGGGCCTGGCGCCGGTGGTGGGAATCCCGCTGCCGCTGGTCAGCTTCGGCGGGTCGGCGGTGATGACGGTGATGATCTGCCTCGGGCTGCTGATGGGCATCGAGCGCCAGCAGCGGACTCGCTCGACCCTCGGCTAGCGGGTTGGCGGCGGCGGCGGCGGTTGACTTGGCCGCCAGCCGCGCTACATCGCCGGCCGCGCCAACGCCGATGCGGGGCGCGCCGCCTGCATCAGGCATGGACGCATAGCTCAGTTGGTAGAGCAGCTGACTCTTAATCAGCGGGTCCTAGGTTCGAGCCCTAGTGCGTCCACCATTTTCTCGCTT of Sphingomonas mesophila contains these proteins:
- the rodA gene encoding rod shape-determining protein RodA, which codes for MIASIIPQPLARLPWRLIWLVALICTIGIVTLYSAAGGSMSPWASKQAVVILGFALMAVAISYIPEGFIKGVTFPTYAAILVLLVLVEAIGFTTKGAQRWVDLGFIRLQPSEFMKPAVVLALARFYDLLPAAEVKKFRGLWPAAALVLVPFAFILLQPDLGTATMVMVGGVTVMFLAGLPMWYFLSAAAAIGAALPVVYALMHEYQRKRVLIFMDPEADPLGAGYHITQSKIAIGSGGLWGKGYLQGSQSHLKYLPEGHTDFVFATFVEEWGLVGGALLIIAFYAVVLWGMRVASKARTRFSQLGAAGLTMTIFFYVTVNLMMVMGLAPVVGIPLPLVSFGGSAVMTVMICLGLLMGIERQQRTRSTLG